The following coding sequences are from one Arthrobacter sp. PvP023 window:
- a CDS encoding glycerophosphodiester phosphodiesterase family protein, translating to MTTDESVSSRPLVYAHRGASAAFAEHTRAAYLQAIADGADGVECDVHLTRDQHVVLLHDANLDRTSDGTGPVADRTLDELRLLDFSSWKGARIPLEYGGKSDQLLTLPELLDILRAAGRDIGLAIELKHPSPYLLQLEDRVLEVLAAEGWDPGTSKVDNVSVSFMSFSPDSVKHLLRSVPAEFVCQLVDDVNAEEIREELGLGVITGGALANVMRAAQVEGERILNDCEVRLAGPGIDYVRQHARTVKRWMDSGRRFRVWTVDSDQDVALCQELGIHEITSNRPAQVLARLSERSHPVS from the coding sequence ATGACTACCGACGAGTCCGTGTCCTCCCGGCCGCTGGTCTACGCCCACCGGGGAGCCAGCGCCGCCTTTGCCGAGCACACCCGGGCAGCTTATCTCCAGGCCATCGCGGACGGCGCCGACGGCGTGGAATGCGACGTCCACCTCACCCGGGACCAGCACGTGGTCCTGCTGCATGACGCGAACCTGGACCGCACCTCGGACGGCACCGGCCCCGTGGCCGACCGGACGCTCGATGAACTGCGGCTGCTGGATTTCTCCTCCTGGAAGGGCGCCAGGATTCCCCTAGAGTACGGCGGGAAGTCTGATCAGCTCCTGACGCTGCCGGAGCTGCTGGACATCCTCCGCGCGGCGGGCCGGGACATCGGGCTGGCCATCGAACTCAAGCACCCCAGCCCCTACCTGCTCCAGTTGGAGGACCGGGTGCTGGAAGTGCTGGCAGCCGAGGGCTGGGATCCCGGCACCTCAAAGGTGGACAACGTCAGTGTCTCGTTCATGAGCTTCAGCCCGGACTCCGTGAAGCACCTGCTCAGGAGCGTTCCGGCCGAGTTCGTCTGCCAGCTGGTGGATGACGTCAACGCGGAGGAAATACGTGAGGAACTGGGACTGGGAGTCATCACCGGCGGGGCGTTGGCGAACGTGATGCGTGCAGCCCAGGTGGAGGGCGAACGCATCCTGAATGACTGCGAAGTACGGCTGGCCGGACCGGGTATCGACTATGTCCGCCAGCACGCCCGCACCGTGAAACGCTGGATGGATTCCGGCCGCAGGTTCAGGGTGTGGACCGTGGACTCGGATCAGGACGTGGCCCTGTGCCAGGAGCTGGGAATCCACGAGATCACCAGCAACCGGCCGGCGCAGGTGCTGGCCCGGCTGTCCGAAAGAAGTCATCCCGTCAGCTGA
- a CDS encoding DUF445 domain-containing protein — translation MQVNSEQTTRPAAARPAQAAGPPAAGAAVGPARPGSDTEKAAALRKMKLLALGLLIVMAVIFVVAFALQKQYPWLEYVRAAAEGGMVGALADWFAVTALFKYPMGIKIPHTAIIPRRKDQIGASLGEFVETNFLSEQVVQEKLASVDIARKAGAWLSGPGGPERVAKEGAAVIRGAFKVLNDDDVQAVIESMVRKHLLSPPWGPPVGRLAERIFADGHHHTLVDLLVDRTVDWVRDNHETVSRLVSDRSPQWVPQFVDGLVGDKVYVEILKFTKAVQADPQHQVRQSIDTYLASLAQDLQHDPVMIARAEGIKAQVLGDPEVRELASRTWGTIKAALLGAVDDPHSELTVKFKAAVHDFGTRLVVDPELAGKVNAWIGDAAGYLVKTYRSDIAGVITDTVARWDAEETSQKIELQVGKDLQFIRINGTVVGALAGLAIFTLAHLAFG, via the coding sequence ATGCAGGTGAACAGTGAACAAACCACCCGTCCCGCTGCAGCGAGGCCCGCGCAGGCCGCCGGCCCACCCGCTGCCGGGGCCGCCGTCGGACCTGCCCGTCCGGGCAGTGATACGGAAAAAGCCGCCGCGCTGCGGAAGATGAAACTCCTGGCACTGGGCCTCCTGATTGTCATGGCGGTGATTTTCGTCGTCGCCTTCGCCCTGCAAAAGCAGTACCCGTGGCTGGAATACGTGCGGGCTGCGGCGGAAGGCGGCATGGTGGGCGCCCTCGCGGACTGGTTTGCCGTGACCGCGCTGTTCAAGTACCCCATGGGGATCAAGATCCCGCACACGGCCATCATCCCGCGCCGCAAGGACCAGATCGGTGCGTCGCTGGGCGAGTTCGTGGAGACGAACTTCCTCTCCGAACAGGTTGTGCAGGAAAAGCTCGCGTCAGTGGACATCGCGCGGAAGGCCGGCGCGTGGCTGTCCGGCCCCGGCGGCCCCGAGCGCGTGGCCAAGGAGGGCGCTGCCGTCATCCGCGGCGCGTTCAAGGTATTGAACGACGACGACGTCCAGGCCGTGATCGAGTCAATGGTCCGCAAGCACCTGCTCTCTCCGCCGTGGGGGCCTCCGGTGGGCAGGCTCGCCGAGCGGATTTTCGCCGACGGGCACCACCACACCCTGGTGGACCTGTTGGTGGACCGGACCGTGGACTGGGTCAGGGACAACCACGAAACCGTCAGCAGGCTGGTGTCGGACCGGTCACCGCAATGGGTGCCGCAGTTCGTGGACGGACTTGTCGGAGACAAGGTCTACGTGGAAATCCTCAAGTTCACCAAGGCCGTGCAGGCAGATCCGCAGCACCAGGTGCGGCAGTCAATCGACACCTATCTCGCGTCGCTCGCGCAGGACCTGCAGCACGATCCGGTGATGATCGCCCGGGCCGAAGGCATCAAGGCGCAGGTGCTGGGCGACCCCGAGGTGCGGGAACTGGCATCCCGCACGTGGGGCACCATCAAAGCGGCGCTGCTTGGCGCCGTCGACGATCCGCACAGCGAACTGACCGTCAAGTTCAAGGCGGCCGTGCACGACTTCGGCACACGCCTGGTGGTGGACCCCGAACTGGCGGGCAAGGTCAACGCGTGGATCGGCGACGCCGCGGGCTACCTGGTGAAGACGTACCGCTCGGACATCGCCGGCGTGATCACGGATACGGTGGCGCGCTGGGATGCCGAGGAAACCTCGCAGAAGATCGAACTGCAGGTGGGCAAGGACCTGCAGTTCATCCGGATCAACGGCACGGTGGTGGGCGCCCTGGCCGGGCTGGCCATCTTCACGCTGGCGCACCTGGCCTTCGGCTGA